One window from the genome of Myripristis murdjan chromosome 6, fMyrMur1.1, whole genome shotgun sequence encodes:
- the pierce1 gene encoding piercer of microtubule wall 2 protein — translation MMSASQEQQGRNDQEKTCTNPGNPVFSCMMEKTQGRNRGQVSRAKIHPLYRTTSSDYGLLSPTPETSPCAFHPLSNKFSKELEKCGMYQNNSFNTSLDRSRVYDCPNLQNTI, via the coding sequence ATGATGTCAGCCTCTCAAGAGCAGCAGGGACGAAATGATCAAGAAAAAACCTGCACCAACCCAGGAAACCCAGTTTTCTCCTGCATGATGGAAAAGACACAAGGAAGGAACAGAGGTCAGGTGTCGCGGGCCAAGATCCATCCCCTGTACAGGACCACGTCCAGTGACTACGGCCTGCTCTCCCCAACACCCGAGACATCTCCTTGTGCTTTCCACCCGCTCTCAAATAAGTTCAGCAAGGAGCTGGAGAAGTGTGGCATGTACCAAAACAACTCCTTCAACACGAGTCTGGACAGAAGCCGAGTGTACGACTGCCCCAACCTGCAGAACACCATCTGA